Below is a genomic region from Gallus gallus isolate bGalGal1 chromosome 10, bGalGal1.mat.broiler.GRCg7b, whole genome shotgun sequence.
AGAGAATATCATTGAGCCCAAATAAAATGCAAGTCTAGAATGAATTTCAGAAATTGGATGGGAGAGGGAGAGCTTAACTCTGGCACAGATAAGACTCAGGCATACTTGTACCATTGCACAAGTGATGACACAGTTATTGCAACAAAGTCAGGCTATGCAATAGAAAACTCCAGCAACCCAGGTGACCTGTAGTGTATTTTCTGTGCCCCATCTGCATTGTGCAGAATTGGCAGGGAAGGAATGAAGGTTTTCCATCCTTTGTTGCAAACCCAATGCAATCACTCCCAGGGGTGAAGGAGGTGCTGGGTTGATTAGAAGCACAGGTACATGTTTCCAACTGAATGCTGTGCTATTTCCCATCAGCCATGGAGTGGCATGGTCCCAAAACAGACAGCTCCCTTGTCTACATCCAGTTCCAAGCTGACAAAGTGCTCAAAGTGCTGGATGGGAGAGGGTTGATGCTCCGGAGTGTCAGCTTGAACGCCCAGCAAAGCGTGGAAGTGATCCTCTCCAGCAACAAAGGGaacaaagctctgctgctgaagagCCCCAAGGAGTATGACCTGGTGAGTAACATGATGCCTGGAGAAAGCCTCCTCTGGGCCCTCCACCATCCTTGAACTGCACTGCACCATTTGGAGCCTTTGCTGCTCACAGCCATTTGATGGGATCTTCTGCAGGTGTTGTTTTTCAGTGAggaggcagagaggagcagcttCTTTAGAAAGCTCCAAGATTACTTGAAAACCAGCTGCCTTGAGCTGCATGTGTCTGAGATGAAGGAGCAAAGCCTGCTGAAACGAGCAGTCACCCAGGAACAGAGGAAACAAATTCTGGAGACTTTCTTTAGGCACCTGTTTGCTCGGGTATGTAGAAGTGTGGCAGGCTCGGGGAAGGTATTTCTGTATTGACTGTGCAATGAATGATGCTGCTGTTGGCCTCCATAGCAACCGGTAAGCCACACACAAGGAAGCTGCCAATAATTTGAGGACCAAGGGACTTTgtttctggttaaaaaaaaaaaaaaaagggagtcTGTAGTGGTGATATGAATGTTTTGAGTTGCAAAGAGATGTTTGGATGATGGAACTGTGGTTTCCATCATGTGGAAGAGAAGCATGGGGCGTCCTGTGCCGAGAGCCAGCTATCTCTGCACAATAGGTCAAGCAGGTGAGCACCAGCCTTCTGTTCCAGAGGCACTCATGAGTTTCCTTTTGTGGGACACAACCTGCAGATGCTGGACATCGACAAGACTGATGCTGGAGAGCTCAACTTTGAGTCTTCACAGAAAGCAAGGGAGTCCCTGACATGtgagctcagcagggctgagtTTGCTGAGGCCCTCGGGCTCAAAGTCAACTCCATGTTTGTGGACTCCATGTTCTCCCTGGCTGACAAGGATGGCAACGGCTACATCTCCTTCAGGGAGTTCCTGGACATCTTGGTGGTCTTCATGAAAGGTGGGAGCTGGTGGTGGTTGGTATCTTCACCTGTTGCCCAAGGTCCTGTTTCTGGACTCATAGTGAAAAACAAGATCCATCCAACAGGTCAACCTGTAGACACTTCACAAAATTCACTTACGACAGCTCAGCTTGAGTTGTGGAGCAATGACAATGTAGTGATATTTTCTGTGAGACTGTTCATGAGGGGAGCTATCTTAGAACAGCAATTTGCTGATCTGTCACCTCCAGTGTACAACTATTGTTTGGTTCCCATTTTTTTCACCGCACTCCTGAGAAAGTCAAGtagcagtgcagcacaggggTCTGAAAATGAGTTCAGTTACTATTCagactgagcagcagtgtgatTTTACTCTCTTCAGGGCTGAATGAGACTTCACTGGTGCAGGTCTAGACTCCTGAAGACAATGTCTGAGAGCAAGTGTGCTGGTGAAAGTAGGATCTTGCTCttactttctcttctgtgcCACCAGGGTCCTCAGAGGAAAAGTCCAAGTTGATGTTCAGGATGTATGACATTGATGAGAATGGGTTCCTCTCCAAGGAGGAGTTTTTGAGGATGCTCAGGTACTTCTCCTCAGCCCAACAGACATTTTCACAGCGTCTGCAGTTACAGGTGTCTGCACAAGCAGCTCACTGCTTCAGCTCTTCAGTCCCCAAGGAAGCTACATGGAAGCCCATGGGCTCAACACTCACAACCAGAAGCCCATTTCTACTGTGAAACTTGTCTGGGGCTCTGCCCTGTGTTATTGCAGGGACTCAAGCTATGGTCTCATCTTTCCTCCTTGTTCCAGGTCCTTCATTGAGATCTCGAACAACTGCTTGTCAagagagcaggcagagcaggtgACAGAGTCCATGTTCCAGGCCTCGGGGTTTCAGGACAGGAATGAGCTGACATGGGAGGATTTCCACTACATGCTGCGGGACCACGACAACGAGCTTCGTCTCGCTCAGCTCTGCATTAAGGGTCAGTGGGGGAGTGGATGAGAGCTCCAGGTCACATCTGTTAGCCTGGAGGGGTTGAGTAACACCTGATTCATAGCTTCCAAATCTTGTCCCATCCCAAATCAATCTCTCCAACAACTCATCCACCGCATCTCACACTGTAAATGGCCGTTTTGTTCTTTTGACTTCTGAAAGGCGTCCCTGAGGTGTTCAAGCAAAACGTACACAACCGTGTCTCCTTCATCAAGAAAGAGCCCAGAGGGTAAGTGCTTTCACTGGTCCTGCTgccatttcttctctttctgcccCTGGGCACATCCATCCTTCACCTCAGCTTCTCCAGCAAATGCTCctgaaatgctttgcttttggagTGAATCCATCCATTGTACCGAGCAGCTAGAGTTCATGCaagcagggaggagtgggatGGATTCTCAGCCGAGTCTGAGTGTCCATGGGGCAGCAATAGGGAAAAttttggaattttcttttgctgctgactgacctgcagcccttcctgcaaGGACAGCTCTAGCCAGTATGTCTCTCCCTCTTTCTGGCAGAACCATCTCAGACAGGGAGGACCCAAACCTGGACACGGTGGCCCACTGCATGGATCAAGAAGGGCAAGAGCTGAGGAAGAGACCAGGCAGAAAGTGAGTAAGCTCATTCCCTTGTTGGGTTTCTCACATCTCTGTGTAGCACATAAGTCAAGTGATGCTGCTGCGAAGAGTAGCACAACATGGGGAGGGGATGCAGGAGCAGATCTGAAGGagatgctcagccccagcaggcaAACCAAGCCCTTGCTGAGCACCTACAATGaaggcagtgcagggctggctgctttCCTTCTACTGTTGGGGATGTGTGGATGTctctctgaaaaagaaacaaaatggacAACTTTGGAGACCATGACAATGGATTTTGGGGCATATGCCTCACCCACAGAGAGGAGCATTACACAGCAGTTCCTGCCTGTGCTCCTCTGTCCCTTGGAACTGTACTGATTCACACATGGGCTGCCTTGCAGGCGTTGCCAGAGAGGCTCTAGTCCTCACTGCTGTGTCACTGGCAAATACTTCCACAAGGCAGCAGTTAAATGGCTGTTTTTTATGGCCAGgagtaatatattttttatcatATTCCAGTTTGCCTTAACAATCTCAAGGACTTTCCCTATTCTGGGATGTTTATGGAGGTTTgaatataaaaatgcaaattgtcTTTTACAGTCCCTATCTGTGGTTTCATTTATGAGTCACACgacctgctgagctgctgttgtctttcaaGTAGACCAACCAGTGACCTGAGGTCACCCACTGACACCTCATCCCGTGGGTCACTGCAGTAATGGgtgtgcagagctggctgcagcgCTGTGCAGGGAGGAAGACCCAAATCTaggcactgcagcacacaaCACTGCCCTGTTGATTAAatcttttgttcttatttttcacaAGGGCAAATCAGTACCAGCTGCATCTATACACCGAAGCGCAACGGAAGAAGTACCAGCAGAACAAAGTTAAGCAGAAGATCCAGGAGTTCAAGCGTTTCATTGAGAATTACCGGCGTCACATCGTCTGTGTGGTCCTATTCTCTGCTATCACCGCCGGCTTGTTTGTGGAGAGAGCGTATTGTGAGTGGCCCTGCAGCCCATGTGATCCTTTTGAGGAGCTGCCCATTGCATGGGGCATGCTGCAAAAGGTCTTTGGACAAATGGCGCTGGTCCTTGCGAGGAATAACCATAGAATTACTGAGGTCAGATGAGACCTCTGGAGGGTCAAAGCAAGGGCAATTTCAAAGTTGATGGTCTTGTCTAGAGAAGGCCTGAAGAGCTCTGAAGCTGGGGATGGCACCACCTCACAGCGTGGGCCAACGTTTGTGACTGTCTTCCTTGTGAAGTGTTCTCATTTTATGTCCAACTCGAATTTTCTTTCGTGAAAGTCGTGCAGTTGCTTCTCACCCTTTCACTATGCAGCTCTGAAAAAGAATTTGGCTCTATCCCATCTATAAAGCCCTCCAAAGCATTTGAGATAGCAACAAGGTCGCCTCTTCCTACTGTCCTCCAGCCTGACCAAGACTATTTCCCCCACCCTCTTCCCTACGTAACGTATCCCAGCTCACACCCATCCTGGTGTATTTTGCTGGACTTGCTCTAGTTTGTTGATGCCTCTTTTATGTTGGGATGTCCAACTCTGGACATAAGGTGCAGATTCACAGTGCAGAGAGCAAACCCTCCCTTGACTTCCAAGGACACCctgtcacccagcagcagcatacCAGGGCCTGACACAGCAAATCATGCCTCTGTCCCCATGCAGCCCTGTCTGGTTGACATTTCCTTGTCCACACAAGtggctgtccctgcagggcagAAAGGGACATGGTCTCCATCACCAGGCATGTGATGCCCACCCTGCTTTCTTCCCCTGCCAGACTATGCCTTCGCATCCCCCAGCACTGGAATTGCACAGACCACCTTTGTGGGGATCATCATCTCACGGGGATCAGCTGCCTGCATCTCCTTCATGTACTCCTACATCCTGCTCACCATGTGCCGCAACCTCATCACAGTCCTGCGGGAGACGTTCCTCAATCGCTACATCCCCTTTGATGCCGCTGTGGATTTCCACCGCTGGATTGCCATGGCAGCCCTGATTTTCTCAGGTAAGTGGGCTGCTGGGGTGCGGGGCAGGAGGATCAGacagctgtggcacagcaggACAAGGTGAGAAGCTTGAAGACACCAGAGAAGATGAGGAATCGCCATGTCCTTGGTCACATCAGTGAGGTCTGTCACATCTCCATCCACAGCAGTGGTGATGCTTTTCTCTCCCAATTTTTCTCCTACAGTGCTCCACACTGCAGGTCATTTAGTGAACGTCTACATCTTCTCAGTCACACCTCTCAGTGTGTTGTCCTGCCTCTTTTCCAGTGTCTTTATGAATGATGGGTAGGTGAAGTTAAAAGCATAGTCCAGGCAGAGCATCCTGGACATAAAAGGGAGTGGAAATGGAAGCCAGATTTTGGTTTCTCTTCTTGGGCTGGCTATGCCATGGGGTAGTTTCTTGTCCCTCTAGGTCACAGCTCCCTCAGAAGTATTACTGGTGGTTCTTTCAGACCATTCCAGGTAAGAACACACAGCAGGGCCCAGCCCCAATTGGAGCCCCAGCGGGGCAGCCCTGATCCCTTCCCAATCCTTCCTTTCACAGGCATGAcaggagtgctgctgctcatcATTCTGGCCGTGATGTACGTCTTCGCCACCCACCATTTCCGCCGTGTCAGCTTCCAGGCCTTCTGGATCACCCACCATCTCTATGTGCTGCTCTATGTGCTGGTAGAGGTCATGGGATGGGAGAGGGGGATGATGCCTGTGGACTGCAACCACATGAGAGGTCCCTAAGGACCCGGTGGCCTCagttccagctccctgctgctgctgagctgccacCGACCCAGCGATGGCTGTGTCGAGTGCTGTGCTGATGGTGGCTGTCCCCTGTCCTTGTCCAGGTTATCATCCATGGCAGCTACGCTCTGATCCAGCAGCCCCGTTTCCACATCTATTTCATCATCCCAGCTCTCATCTATGGCGCAGACAAGCTGCTCAGCCTGAGCAGGAAGAAGGTGGAGATCAGTGTGGTGAAAGCCGAGCTCCTGCCATCAGGTAACACATCCATCTGGTTGTGCAGTGCCAGATCAGCCCAGGCCCTTTACAAGAGGATGGAGGCTGCAGGGGTGGAGGAAACACATCTACCCCAGGGCTGGGTTGTATGGTGTGTTCCATGGTGGCAGTTTCCACCCCAGGTGGTACACAGGTACCTGTGGCCCCAGAAATTGGCTTGCTGGTGGCTGCAGCACCTCAACAGGGAGCCATGTCCTGTTGCACATGatcctctgctgcttttgcagCACACTGAACGGTAAGGATCTCTTGTGCTTCCCTCACAGctagggaaactgaggcagagagCTCAGGCCATCACACCCATACCCCAGCACCTCTCCAGCATACCTCTCCAGTTTATTCTCAAGCAGCCCCACCCACCGTTAGCAGAGTTCAAATGCTCTTCCCTTAAGTCTTTCTACTAATTGACTTCTCCActttaacaaaggaaaaaatgaagtcatagaatgatagactcacttgagttggaagggtcccttGAAGGCCATCAGTCCAACTCCCTGCGCTGagcagagacacctacagctccatcaggtgctcagagccgGGTCCCCTTACCCTCCCCAGGTGTCACTCACCTCCGGTTCCAGCGGCCACAGGACTTCGACTACAAGTCTGGGCAGTGGGTGCGCATTGCCTGCATGGCCCTGGGCACCACTGAGTACCACCCCTTCACACTGACCTCGGCCCCACATGAGGACACGCTGAGCCTGCACATCCGTGCTGTGGGGCCCTGGACCACCCGCCTGCGGGAGCTCTACTCCCCTGAGAGCCTGGCCCTCATTGGCAAGCTGCCCAAGGTGAGGTGTCCCTCCAAGGATGGGATTAACCAAGCTGAGAGCATCTCAGTGCTGGCAGGGGAGAGTTACgctgggtgttaggaaaaggttctgcaccaAAGGGTGGTGGGATTACAATGGGATGCCCAGGGTAGTGGCAGGGTCCTGAACTGCTGGGGCTCCgaaagcatttggacaatggTTTCAGACACAAGGTTTGggttttgggtggtcctgtgtggagccagaagtgGGGCttaatgatccttgtgggtcccttccaactggtGATATTCTGTGAGTCCTGAAAGTGACCAATCCCTGGGCAAGTGGAGGATGTAGACGCTGTACTGATGGCTGGTTCCTTTCTAGCTCTATCTGGATGGACCCTTCGGGGAGGGCCACCAGGAGTGGCACAAGTTTGAGGTGTCGGTGCTGGTGGGAGGAGGCATTGGGGTGACGCCTTTTGCATCCATCCTCAAAGACCTGGTCTTCAAGTCGTCCATCAACTCCAAGCTAATGTGTAAGAAGGTAAGGTGAAACACCCAGAGGGAAAGAGCCGTCCTGAGAAACCCTCACTAGGTGTTGGCATCTTTGGGGGTAAAATCCTCCACAACCTTACTGGGAAGAGCCCTGTGGATGTGTGTAGAGGTCCCAGTCCCACACTGAGCCTCATCCCTGACTTCCACAGATCTATTTCATCTGGGTGACGCGCACGCAGCGGCAGTTCGAGTGGCTGGCAGACATCATCCGTGAAGTGGAGGAGACAGACAGGAATGAGCTGGTGTCCGTGCACATCTACATCACACAGCTGGCTGAGAAGTTTGACCTGCGCACCACCATGCTGGTGAGTCCCAtgccaggagcagctgtggggtggATGCCATGATGTGGTGGGCTGACATGCACGAGTCTCTCTTGCAGTACATCTGTGAGCGGCACTTCCAGAAGGTGCTGAACAAGAGCCTGTTCACGGGGCTGCGCTCCATCACGCATTTTGGCCGCCCCCCATTCATACCCTTCTTTGATTCGCTGCAGGAGGTGCACCCTGAGGTTAGTGCCACTGAGCTGCTTGGGGAGAGGACAGGGACACCCACCTGCAAGCGTGAGGGACAGTGATGTCCTCGGTCCCAGCCTTTCCCCAAGGTCCTGGAGACCTCGGTGGCATAaggggagggcaggaagggCACTGCTGtagctgctcagggaggtgatAACCTCAGGCCCATATCCATGAGATGTGGGCTGGGgggaagctgctgctgacccTTTTGGCTGCCCCTCTTCCCCAGGTGCACAAGATCGGGGTGTTCAGCTGTGGCCCGCCTGGGATGACGAAGAGTGTGGAAAAGGCTTGTCAGCAACTGAACAAGAAGGACCAGGCCTACTTTGCACATCACTATGAGAATTTCTGACCCTGCTCCCCTGCCGTTTTactcctgtgtgctgctgtcttTGTGTGGAAGGTATATTCAACCCTAGCATCCATGCAAGCCTGGCCTTGGGTGGTCACAGTCCCATGCTCCTACCCACTGCCATTCCTAGAAGACCAAGAACACCTGTGACTGTGAGCCCAGCACACTCAGAGCACCGCCTCCCCAGTATGCCCTGTGTGTCCCAGTGCAGGAAACACAGTGGTGGATTCAAACCCGGCTCTGCCACCTTAATCCTGCACCTCAGAGGTTGATTCTGAACAGCTTTTGGAATGTGGCAGAACCCAAATTTGCAGCACTTTGCCTACAGACCCAGGTACCAGGTTACATGGAGGCAGCAAGCTCTCTTCTGCAAATGGGCTCAGCTTCTCTAATGCACTCATTTGTGCCTCATTAGTAAACTGAGCCTCACCTAGGTCTCCACAGGGCCTGTGGTTGCACTGGCTTCTTTCAGCAGCATCAGTATACTCCAATCAAGGCTTATTTATGCCTGTTTAACTAATGCCTGGCTATGCATcgctgggctgctgctctcctggccTATGAATGAGCAATAGGATTTTATCTTTGCTTAAATAAAGCTGACTgaagtttgaaatcattttattgccttctgtgctgagtCTTAGTCACGTGCAGACCTGCAGTACTTGTAGCATCATGCTGGTGTTGCTGCCATTAGAGTATTTGCACCATCCCACCTGGAAATACATTCAATAGGAGTGAGTTTCTCCTGCACTCGTCACACAGAAGGGCTGAGGGCAGGAGGGACAAAAACCTGAGCCTGGGCACAGCCCCCTAAACTGTGCCCTGCAGTGCCAATGCTCCCCTGAAAGACCTTGTCTAGGGGATGCCCACAGAGGCTGAGCCTTGGGGAAAAGTTTCATTTGTGTCACTGAGCTCTCCCACAGCCTGGTGAGGGCCAGCAGCACGGAAGCCCAGAGGACAGCACAGCCCAGTAGTCACAGACCCCCTCAAACCATCCACCACAGACCTCAGAGGACACAGAGATGCCAGGAAGGTAGCATTTATTGTGGGAAGTCCAGTACCGGCCCAAGAAAGGGATCTCAGAGTGATCTCCTAGTATTAAAATTAACACAACTGTAATCTAGATTAGATTTTATCTGCAACCTGCTTCTTGTCAAGTACCTCATTCATGGCTCACTAACTCAGCAGGAAGGGCTGATATCCCAGAGAAGTTACAATTCATTCACAGTGGTATTATCTTAGTGATGCTGCTCCCCTGCTGTGCTTCCCCCCCATGCTAAAAGCAAGCTGTGccccccaccagcagcccaccCTCAGGAGCCACCTAAAGACCAGGATCTGCTTTCCCAGCCAGAGATAGGGTGACTTCCTTCAAACACACTccagcctgcactgcagcagtccTTTCTGCCCCACCAGGAGCTGCTAGGAGGAGGATGACACAGAAACTATGGTCCCTGATAGCCACCAAGCCCAGCTTTACCAAAAAAGCCCTGGGCTTTCAGGACCTGCAGTTTGCTGTCTGTGAAGAGCATGGGGTGAAAAATCTGAATGTTCAGATGCTCCCTGGCCAGGTTTTGTTCCACAGGCTGTTATGGGCCCTGAGCACCCCCGAGGAGATGTGCAAAATCACGTATACCCTCAGTGCCATTCACCCTCATTATCATTTGATTTCTTAGCTCTATTACAAAACACTGCCTGCATAAGGTGGCTGTGTAAACATGCAACAGCCAAACATCGGCCTCTCGTGGCTTCATGCTTTGCATCTCAGGCAGACGGTGCAACAGGGAGAGGGCCGGGCACCGCAGTATCTCAGGGGTTCTGATCAGTGGGGTCACATTTCAGCATGATTTTTACCCCTTCGCCCCTCTTTGTGGTCTCAAATGCCTCAAGAGCCTTTTCCAGGGGGAAGCGATGTGTAACCAAGGGCTTGATGTTGATCCGTTTGGATGCAAGCAAGGAAATGGCCACTGGCCACCTGCAAGGGAAACAGCAAGAAATGAGAGCTTGGAGCCTCAAGGAAATGGCAGAGAGGAATTTGGCTTCATTACAGTAATTTTTTGAGCCCAGGCAACGAAGGGAATTCTGCCCACAGTCTTCCAGATAACAAGACCAAAGAGGACAGCTGAGATTCTCCTGCCTTCACGGCTAGGTCAGCTCTCAGTACACTTGAAGACCTGCTTTTCTGCAAGCTGTGCAGTTCAGTCCTCCGTAGAAAGCACATACGCCTTCAAACGAGTTACTGATactccttgagctccagcaaAATACGAAAACTAAGCACAGCTCTTGCTAATCCCGGCATGCACTCGTCTCCAACAAGAACAACAATGAGGTTTCCTTTCAtgatgagaaaggaaagcagaactgaTGGTGCTGATGGGGACCATCAGCAAGGCTGGGTATGCATTAAGATTCCCCAAATCCTTTGTCTCAAAACAGACCATGTAACAGTTAGGAAGGCAAACGCAGCCAGCTTTTCACACAGCAGTGTGGAGGGCCAAGCTGCTGCTTAGGATCTCCCAGTACAAAGGGCCGAGAGCAAGTAAAAGTCTTCTCAAGGACATGAGAAGGGGGATGAAAGACATGGATACACCATCAGTGGTGAGACTCACGTGTTGCAGTAGCGGAATATCCCCCGGATATCCACCTCCCGCACCGCAGCATTCACAATGGGCACGGTCACCATCTCAGGgcccagccccaccagcaccaGGGTCCCTCCAGAACGAGTGGCCTGGAGAAGAGACACACAGATATGCTGTATTTTGCCATCTGTCTAAAAATAAAGGTGCTCTTTGTGGCTGTGACGGATTGCCTGGGGCATGGTGGAGGAGTTGGGAGAGGCAGGATGCTGCCAGGAGCAGTATCCCTACGTGTAAAACATGTGATAAACAAGGCTTAAAAACCAATCTTTCAAAAATCTCTGAGAGATTTTGCTATCTAAACCTCATTCTGGAAAATGACCGGCGCTTAGGAGTACAAGAGTTACTTTTGGATCTCAGTAGGAAACATTTAAAACGTCTATGAGACTGATGCTCCCCTGGAAtttctttttgcagcttttcCCATTTGTCTCCTGTCCTTTCACTGCAAACCTCAGAGAAGTATCTTCTCCACATCCTACTATTACACAGTTCATAAGAGCAAAATATCCCCTCCATAGCTCCTTTTTTCCACCTgctggaattaattttcttaattattctCTGTACTGGGACTTAATGAAGGATGCTGTTCTATTAGTACCAGCTCCCTGACACTGCTATGTAGCCACGCCTGGGTTTCACAGTGCTCCTGTAGTCTCTGTGGTAAGTGCACCTCACATCAAATCAGACAATTATTTCAGTGTTGTCTGCAAAGACTAACTTTTTAATCATCCCTCAGTGGACAATTTGTCCCTAGTTTGTGGTTTTACAGCCATCTTCTCTCTCCTGCGCTAAGCCCACTGAAACTGAGGGAATGGTACTGAAAGAACTGTCATGCATCACCAGGTCccagaaagggaaagcaaaaaccaGTACTGCTCTATCCCAGGGACAACTGGTACTCACATAAATGCTGGCCTGGATGCAGGCTTGGACTCCAGTACACTCCACAGTTATCTCAGGCATGCAGCCAAGCAGACTTTCCACTTTGGCAGCCACCTCCTGCGGGGTCTCGTTCTTTATCTGAATGGTGAAATCTGCCCCCAGCTCCTTGGCAGTCTGCAGGCGAGAGGCAGATAAATCTGTGGAAGGACAAACCATGTCAACAAGAACATGTCAACACAAACCAGAGAGGGAGCAAGAACCTGAGCTTGTAGTCTGTTTCCTACCCCTATCTGACATGCAGAACCACCTTGTTCAGTGCCCGGCTGTTGACTACCTCAAGATGAATCCCAAGAATTTCTGTAGCCCGCCCAGGCCAAAGGGTTGCCCAGACTTGTTGCAAGCAGATGACCACCAAGGACGCTGATGGAAGCACACACTGTTGAGGCCTGAATTTGGGTCACTGCACACAACCAGGAAGGGGTTTGCATCCCCTCCCTCAAATTCACACAGGCTTCAGTGAGGAGGTAGGGAGGAAACATGCTCATTTTTAGGGGAGGCAATGAAGAATAAGCAGAGGAACCTgtgaagaaaaaggcaaaaggcAGCCTACAGTGAGACAAAATCCCAACACATACTACTTCTATATGCTCCTTCCGTGGGTTAGGGCTATAACTAGGGCTATAACTATAATAGGTGCTTGGCTACTGctgacacccccccccccaaagatATCTTTCAAAGGCACTTGCAGACCAAGGTTTGATTTGCAACCCGGTGGCCCACAAATCACTCTGCTATGGACAGCACAGCACCTAGGCTTGTTTCTGGTCCATGATTTGTATCGTGGACACCAAGCATTCTCTCTTCCACATGAGCCCAAGCCCCACTGAGGACAGGGACATCTCCAGAGAGGAGGAGCTGGACACTTCAATTgtggtaaaaaaagaaagagaagcacaTGAACTAGAAGGCAgtgtggttggacttggtgatcttgaaggtcttgtCCAATCTtatcaattctatgattctatgatttccaggTAGAAATCATCTCTTTGCCTGTCAAAGCCATGATCTGCAGGGGCCTGTGTGTTTGCATTGGGAAAGAAGTCTGGATCAAAGGCAGAGAACAGGAGAGAGGACTGGTGAGTCCACTGCTCTGATGTGAGCCGCTGTGAGTCAGCCCCAGTGCTGGAAGGATGTGAGGCCAGAGGGCCTGCCCTGCCCATCATGCAGGGAACGTGACATTACTGCCAGGGCAGGTGATGGACATGTCCCTGCCGGCATCAAGAGGGCTGGTGGCCAGGTGCAGGCACACCCGGAGATGAGCACCCAGGAAAGCTTGGAGGGAGTTTCaagaaggaagaacaaaggATTATAAAATGCTGCTGAAGGAGGAAAACCCAAAGCTGGAAACTCAGTGCAATATCACCCTGGAAGCCCCAAAAGGTGAGGCTGTAGGAAACATGAATCACCTCTATCCTTCCCAAGCTCTGAGCACTTTGGGCAGTGTGTACAGTCACACTTGGCACCAAGCTGCACTCAGGGACTTCCCAAACAACAAAAGCTGCTAGTTTTCAGGCACTTTAAGAGCTAAGCAGCACTTCTGTCTGGCATGGCTGATGTCTCTCAAACCTCAGTGTATGGGAGTAAAACCCATGGAGAAAACCACACACTTCTCCTGCAGCTGGTGTCAGCTTCCTGATTTGCTCATCAAAGGA
It encodes:
- the DUOX1 gene encoding dual oxidase 2 codes for the protein MQHTEMTLCLTVVLLMSWTLGGAQKNITWEVQRYDGWYNNLQHRSRGSVGSRLLRLLPANYADGVYQALQEPHVPNARQLSNAVARGPSGLPSKRNTTVLAVFFGFHVLSDILGTEKPGCPAEFLNIHIPEGDPVFDPAGTGDIVLPFQRIRWALETGQSPNSPREQTNEVTGWLDGSSIYGPSHSWSDALRNFSNGQLASGPGGHVPRETDGKVPMWKALDPSTGQGGLRGIYDLGNAWGNENRFLQAMSIAWFRYHNYLAAELAKDHPSWSDEDIFQHARKRVIATFQSIVLYEWLPALLGTPVQKYTGYQQHMDPSISPEFVAAARIFLATMVPPGVYKRDPRCHVRNVSSSGGPFPAMRLCNSYWSRESIEMQQEDVDDLLLGMSSQIAEREDSIVVEDLQDYWYGPLKYSRADYVASWLQRGRDLGLPTYNQARERFGLEPLQDWTNLAPHSQQKVLEVAALYANNTARLELLPGGMLEGDSPLFSAIILDQFVRLRDGDRFWFENTKNGLFTAKEAEEIRNTTFRDILAAVTYSQPAELQSNVFVWSKGDPCPQPQQLTAQLLANCTPMTVLDYFEGSGAGFGIIIIVLCCLPLVSLFVAWIIAIHRERDFKKLQKKKKASVRREVTGEAIHAMEWHGPKTDSSLVYIQFQADKVLKVLDGRGLMLRSVSLNAQQSVEVILSSNKGNKALLLKSPKEYDLVLFFSEEAERSSFFRKLQDYLKTSCLELHVSEMKEQSLLKRAVTQEQRKQILETFFRHLFARMLDIDKTDAGELNFESSQKARESLTCELSRAEFAEALGLKVNSMFVDSMFSLADKDGNGYISFREFLDILVVFMKGSSEEKSKLMFRMYDIDENGFLSKEEFLRMLRSFIEISNNCLSREQAEQVTESMFQASGFQDRNELTWEDFHYMLRDHDNELRLAQLCIKGVPEVFKQNVHNRVSFIKKEPRGTISDREDPNLDTVAHCMDQEGQELRKRPGRKANQYQLHLYTEAQRKKYQQNKVKQKIQEFKRFIENYRRHIVCVVLFSAITAGLFVERAYYYAFASPSTGIAQTTFVGIIISRGSAACISFMYSYILLTMCRNLITVLRETFLNRYIPFDAAVDFHRWIAMAALIFSVLHTAGHLVNVYIFSVTPLSVLSCLFSSVFMNDGSQLPQKYYWWFFQTIPGMTGVLLLIILAVMYVFATHHFRRVSFQAFWITHHLYVLLYVLVIIHGSYALIQQPRFHIYFIIPALIYGADKLLSLSRKKVEISVVKAELLPSGVTHLRFQRPQDFDYKSGQWVRIACMALGTTEYHPFTLTSAPHEDTLSLHIRAVGPWTTRLRELYSPESLALIGKLPKLYLDGPFGEGHQEWHKFEVSVLVGGGIGVTPFASILKDLVFKSSINSKLMCKKIYFIWVTRTQRQFEWLADIIREVEETDRNELVSVHIYITQLAEKFDLRTTMLYICERHFQKVLNKSLFTGLRSITHFGRPPFIPFFDSLQEVHPEVHKIGVFSCGPPGMTKSVEKACQQLNKKDQAYFAHHYENF